A genomic segment from Sciurus carolinensis chromosome 1, mSciCar1.2, whole genome shotgun sequence encodes:
- the Oxr1 gene encoding oxidation resistance protein 1 isoform X8: protein MSRLWYGKKVRRHQPVNHKYTLVVSVAEYHRRIDALNTEELRTLCRRLQITTREDINSKQVTPVKADLESESFRPNLSDPSELLLPDQIEKLTKHLPPRTIGYPWTLVYGTGKHGTSLKTLYRTMTGLDTPVLMVIKDSDGQVFGALASEPFKVSDGFYGTGETFVFTFCPEFEVFKWTGDNMFFIKGDMDSLAFGGGGGEFALWLDGDLYHGRSHSCKTFGNHTLSKKEDFFIQDIEIWAFE from the exons GTAGTGTCAGTGGCTGAGTATCACCGCAGGATCGATGCTCTAAATACTGAAGAACTGCGCACACTCTGCAGACGTCTCCAG ATTACTACAAGGGAAGACATAAATTCAAAGCAGGTCACTCCAGTGAAAGCAGACCTGGAGTCTGAATCTTTTCGACCAAATCTAAGTGATCCCAGTGAACTCTTACTGCCAGATCAAATTGAAAAG cttACAAAGCATCTTCCACCCAGAACAATTGGCTATCCATGGACTCTAGTTTATGGTACTGGAAAGCATGGCACAAGCTTGAAGACTCTTTATCGAACAATGACAGGTTTAGATACCCCAGTACTGATGGTGATTAAGGACAGCGACGGACAG GTTTTTGGTGCATTAGCATCTGAGCCATTTAAAGTGAGTGATGGCTTTTATGGTACTGGAGAGACCTTTGTATTTACATTCTGTCCAGAGTTTGAG GTCTTCAAGTGGACAGGAGATAATATGTTTTTTATCAAAGGAGACATGGATTCACTAGCTTTTGGTGGTGGAGG AGGAGAATTTGCCCTTTGGCTTGATGGAGATCTCTACCATGGAAGAAGCCATTCTTGTAAAACATTTGGGAATCATACACTTTCTAAGAAGGAAGATTTCTTTATCCAAGACATTGAAATCTGGGCTTTTGAATAA
- the Oxr1 gene encoding oxidation resistance protein 1 isoform X9 — MSRLWYGKKVRRHQPVNHKYTLITTREDINSKQVTPVKADLESESFRPNLSDPSELLLPDQIEKLTKHLPPRTIGYPWTLVYGTGKHGTSLKTLYRTMTGLDTPVLMVIKDSDGQVFGALASEPFKVSDGFYGTGETFVFTFCPEFEVFKWTGDNMFFIKGDMDSLAFGGGGGEFALWLDGDLYHGRSHSCKTFGNHTLSKKEDFFIQDIEIWAFE, encoded by the exons ATTACTACAAGGGAAGACATAAATTCAAAGCAGGTCACTCCAGTGAAAGCAGACCTGGAGTCTGAATCTTTTCGACCAAATCTAAGTGATCCCAGTGAACTCTTACTGCCAGATCAAATTGAAAAG cttACAAAGCATCTTCCACCCAGAACAATTGGCTATCCATGGACTCTAGTTTATGGTACTGGAAAGCATGGCACAAGCTTGAAGACTCTTTATCGAACAATGACAGGTTTAGATACCCCAGTACTGATGGTGATTAAGGACAGCGACGGACAG GTTTTTGGTGCATTAGCATCTGAGCCATTTAAAGTGAGTGATGGCTTTTATGGTACTGGAGAGACCTTTGTATTTACATTCTGTCCAGAGTTTGAG GTCTTCAAGTGGACAGGAGATAATATGTTTTTTATCAAAGGAGACATGGATTCACTAGCTTTTGGTGGTGGAGG AGGAGAATTTGCCCTTTGGCTTGATGGAGATCTCTACCATGGAAGAAGCCATTCTTGTAAAACATTTGGGAATCATACACTTTCTAAGAAGGAAGATTTCTTTATCCAAGACATTGAAATCTGGGCTTTTGAATAA